The genomic stretch AAAAAAGGTGGTCCTCTCATCCAACCTAGCGTTGGGCAGGTTTCAAATCATctcttttatataatttttggtgAGTAGGGGGAAGGGTGCCTTCCCTGTAGATTTTGACAGTTACAGGCAGCAAAGAGACATTAAAACAGCTACAATATAAACTTTCTTAACCCACATTTGCCTATATTATAACAAAAACCTACTATCATTGTTTGTTGAAACTGACACCACAATCCCTATGGACCGCCAAGATTAAACGCCCACACACACATGCACCTACTGGAAAATATACCCCAGTTTCTGGGTATTTGGTCAActtcaattataaataatttctGGCACTGCACCTCCTTTTGACATTCAAAAGTGATAATGATTCAGATGAAGAGCAGCTTTTCCTTAATAATTCACTCTCCCATAATAATTTAGTGCATGCATGTGTGTTAAAGGATGAAAAATGAGCATGAATAGTGCTTGTCTCTTCAAGATATCAGAATAAGAATATCAAAAAATATGGGAGAGTGAGAACTGAGAACAGAATGCTTACATAGCAATGttgaagaaaacaacaaaactgGCGCTTCTAAATAAGGCACTTTGTGGAACAGATTTTCCTTTGTAAGGgtaaaacagagacaaaaacCCAGCCACAGTAGTAgcaatgagaaatgctacagaCAAATACCCCAAAACGACAGTTGGATCAGAGGGGGACTTGCAGATAACAACACCTTTCCCTGTTATTGGAGTTCCAGCTGCTGGCTGCAGAGATCAGAGAGAACAAGACGAATACTCAGACAGCAACCAAGAAACAATATAACCATTAAAAGAATGGAGAATATTTAGCTTCAATGGACAAATCattcaaagcataaaaataagtAACTAAAGGTCAGAGCAAGTTGTGCTCCACTTCTTGGACtcctataaaatgtaatttaaagCATTTCTCtgagtaacaaaataaattgaaataaatttataaagagGGCATATGGGGCTACAAAGTAGGAACTATtgaaacttgaattttgatacAGGGAAgtaaaaagcacaaaaatctTGCCTCCAGNNNNNNNNNNNNNNNNNNNNNNNNNNNNNNNNNNNNNNNNNNNNNNNNNNNNNNNNNNNNNNNNNNNNNNNNNNNNNNNNNNNNNNNNNNNNNNNNNNNNTTTacttttatataataataataaaaaaaaaaaaaacattaataaaaccATATAACAGATGTTGGtgtatttttatgaaaattatgaaGCATTGATAACCCATTAAACTAAATAATTATCTGGAAAGTTTGTTGCAATTAACTTGgtgtgattattattattattgcgtcaaattatttaaaatctaataatgtttATCTTTACTATTTAAAAAGATAAGCTGTCGTTTACTCTGTCCACATACAAGACGAAAGCAGAGGAGACCTCCACACCTGTATATATATCTACTCCGCTCCCCATTTTCTCTCTCGGACACCTGTGATTCTGTGTTTTACTTttcctgagagagagagagagagagagttttggaAATGGCAAGCGAGGAAGTGAGCAACAAGCAGGTGCTATTGAGGGACTATGTCACTGGTTTTCCCAAGGAGTCCGACATGGACGTGAAGACAAGTAGCATAAAGTTGAAGGTTCCCGATGGTTCCAAGGCGGTTCTGGTGAAGAACCTCTACTTGTCCTGCGATCCCTACATGCGTGGCCGTATGAACCGGCCCATTATCGCCAGCTACATTGGTTCCTTCCAACCCGGTTCGGTCAGTGGATTTCTCCAACCCATGTTATGATTCAGAGTCTTGAAAGAAGGGAATTAGTGTTATTCTCTACTTGTTTGCCTGAAATTTGGAAATGGAATTCTGGGTTTGGAGGCAAGGACTAGATGATAGATGGGTTTTGATTCTTCTACCTCTTTTTatgtgaaaagaaaacaacataaaaaggaacctctttgattattttttcataaaaataaataattaaaaaaaaaattaaaaaaaaaaataaaataaaataaaactgtgAATTAATGGGGATTTTTCTGTTTCTATTGATACTCTGGGTGGAGTTCATTCAAgtttcagtttttctttttacacaGTTTTAGTCTGTACTAGTTCACCAAAGTTGCAGTTGAATGATCACCCTGCAGTTGGCTATTACTTTACCTTGACATTTGGAACCCAATAAAAAGATCAGATTTGCAGTGATTAGTTACAAGTGGTTTCCAAATTTTTGAAACCATGGGTcgaataaattaaatataaaggtGTTCGTTAAGTAATTGGAGTTCGTTAGCCAAATTAATAGAagctttaatttatatatgactATGACTAAAAATGTTGGATTCTTTTGATTGTAATGATTGGTGTTATGTCAAGGCACAATTGTTGTGCTTGAATTTATGACCTTGGTGTTGAAACTACGCAGCCTATTGCTGGATATGGAGTGTCTAAAGTTTTGGATTCTGGGCATCCAGACTTCAAGAAAGGCGACTTGGTTTGGGGAATAACTGGGTGGGAAGAATATAGTCTTATTACAGCAACTGAGTCTCTGTTTAAAATTCACAACACTGATGTGCCTCTCTCCTACTATACTGGAATTCTTGGTAAGTTAATGCTTTTGGGTTCCCacttctaattttgttttgtctagCTGTTTGGTGTGCTAAACAGGAGAAAAAAGTTGATGTATGCCCTTAGATAATGCCATATGCAATGCTAAGGAATCTCATTGAGTATATTAGGCTCATTCGTCGGTTTTAACTGTTAAGTCACCTCGATACAGTTATGGTGATGTCTAGGAATATCTGGGATcttattcatttcatttcatttccaCTAAAACATGCAGGGGTTCTAAACCATGATGACCAAGTATAAGAGTAGATTAAAAATTCAAAGGTCACAATGATCTCAAAACCAATAAGTAATTGCTATGCTTAACTGTTTGTATTTGCTAGTTGTCTTTTGAATGATAATCTTTACAAGATAATCTCATGCACCTCAATATTTTGAGATAGCTTGGCCCCAATGACTGTCACAGTTCTTGGTTAAGCCGAACTCTCTTTCTACCTCTGGATTCTCATGCTCTTGTGAAAAAGAATATGAATTTGTCCAATTGTATGctcctttctcttctcttttgagAATGTAATAAAATGATCAGGTGTTTGTCcaaaagaaaacttaaaaaattttgaatcttTTGATGAGTATGGCAATAAAACTAAGCCATTGCACTTGGGACTCTTACAATTACCTGGCTAGATCTCTGGCATTGTTGGCTTACTGAGCTGAAGTTATTTTTGAAGATTGTAGCTGTCCATAGTAATTATAACTATTATAGATGGCTTATAGCAACTAATTTTGATGGccattttattttgatgtaCCTTTCTTGATGCTCGAAGCTCATCTAAATATTCATGTAGGTATGCCTGGTATGACTGCTTATGCTGGTTTTTATGAGATTTGCTCTCCTAAGAAAGGAGAGTATGTCTTCGTTTCAGCAGCTTCCGGGGCTGTTGGTCAGCTTGTTGGACAGTTTGCAAAGCTATTGGGCTGCTATGTTGTTGGAAGTGCTGGGAGCAAAGATAAGGTGAGTCCTGATTATGTGTTCgacttgtcaatttaattaatagagTACCTGCAGTTCTCTTTATAATGAATAGTGCTTGATCTAGTTATTAGTATCATTCAAACTCATCTGTTATCAATAATAAGTAGTTATAATGGTGATATTCTGCATCTTGAACTACTAAATAAAGAACTCGCATTGTCTTCATGGCTAGAGCATATGATTTTTGTTACGTAAGGCACAAGTGGATGCAAGACTCTTGTATCATGGCTAGAGCATATGATTTTTGTCATGTCACAAGTGGATGCGAGACTCTTGTATCCACCCATTCCCACCACTCATTTCAAGACTTGTGAAGAAATTCTCCTTTATTTACCTAAGATCAGTATAGAGCCATGAAGATGCTAGGccatttttgttattaaaagaaGAAACGTAATAGTTATTAGTTTTCAAAATTGTCTTACTATTTATGGTTCTTTTGCATGTAAACATAATACCATAACATGTATGTGTTTAAGATGATTAATTCATATGTCAGTTATGTTTAAATATACGGGAGCAGCCATgtgttcatgtcaaaattgACTTTATATAAATTTCCACTAGTCATGGTAGATAATTGATCCTAATTGTGCTGATTATCATACTTTGATCATTTTAATCGTAAGAGTCGGTGTACTTGACAAGAGGGGAAAACTCATTAACCAGCATTTTTTCTGTTTGCTTTTGTTGCTTTGTTTCTTTCCTTTATCCTGTCGACAATATAAGGTTGATTTGCTGAAAAACAAGTTTGGGTTCGACGAGGCTTTCAACTACAAAGAAGAGTCTGACTTGGGTGCAGCTTTGAAAAGGTTAGTAGTAATATGAGGCTTTCACTGAAGTCCTCAGGCTTGATACTAAAGTAAATACTGGACATCCCTTCATAtagcttttgaaatttttacagTCAAAAAACTATGGtaccatttcaaatgaaatggagagtattcatttagtgtaaaatgacgGGTAATATTGTTTTAACATTAAAGTTGAAggataaaatttacaatattacctatcattttacactaaatggatactcttcatttcaaatgaaatggagagaatcctattcGCCAATCTGTAAGCTAATCaagttatgttatttttgtccCAAAATTGGTGTTTGACTACCACTTTTGGTGATAAAccatttaagaatttttttgcCCTTATTCTGTTGAAGAAAAGGGGAAAGATAAAAAggtaaacaaaaagaaaggcgTTTGATACTCTTTTTAGTCCCTGCTTGGGAAACCAAGAGAGACTTTGATCTGCTATTTCGTATTTACTGCTGCTAAAATCTAGTGATTTTCTTCCAGGTACTTTCCAGAAGgtattgatatttattttgagAATGTTGGGGGAAAGATGCTTGATGCAGTGCTACAGAACCTGAGGGTCCATGGCCGCATTGCTGTATGTGGGATGATCTCACAGTACAACCTTGAGCGCCCGGAAGGTGTGCATAGTTTATCAGCTCTGTTTCTGAAACAGGCCCGAATGGAAGGATTTCTGGTTCCCAGTTTCTATCACAAGTACTCAAATTATCTTGAGTTGGTTCTGCCTTACATCAAAGAAGGGAAGGTTACCTATGTGGAAGACATAGCTGAAGGCCTAGAGAGCGGCCCAGCAGCTCTGGTAGGGCTCTTCACTGGCCGCAATGTTGGAAAAcaggtggtggtggttgctCGTGAATGAATGACTATGTGTGCAGCTCCATAGCTCAAAAGCTTTAGGTCCCCTGGAGGATCATCTACTGAAAATGCACCTTCTACGTGTGTTTTTTAAGGAAGTGTTTGGAGTTGTGCTTCCATAATAATAAGTGTTCTGTTTTTTATGCCAGGAAAATTCAGAACTAGCCCTTTATCCAATAAATCACGAATATAATTGAGTTGGAAGTATATCTGATCCCTGTGGCTTTGAATTGCAGCACTATATTTAAGTGATATGCAATTTAGTAGGCTGTTATATAATTATCATACAACTGAAatgacgtgacagtaaaaattaattttttgaatcaGTAATgacttgtaaaaagaaaatggataaaTACGTTTTGTCCCTGTGGTTTggagttttgacaaatagctctctgagttttaaaaagtaactAATTGCTTCATGGGGTAAGCAAAAAGGAATAAATTAGTTTTTGCCATTAGAAAAGTAGAAAAAAGCAATTAATGTGCTAAATAgtggtggtcaaaccacccgaTGACCTTACGAGTGGTTCGGCTATTCCCAGGAGTGGTCGAACCActccaaagaaaaaataataattcaaaaaaaacttaaaggcACGACCTCTTTGAGTAGTTTGATTCGTGCGGATGAAGAATGACCAAAAATGTATTTAtccattaagaaaataatgtagattggaattcaaggcttatcttatcttatcttatcttatcttttagtcttttattaggtttctttgttagtcgtttattctatcttatcttttagtctttatttgaattaggtttctttgttagtcttttatttggtttaattgtctttcatagacttctaaattaactttatttcattgttattttagggctAGAAGTCTTGgtctataaatatatgcttatagcctttagcaattcagtttatgattattagtaagtttgtttaataagaattactcagagttgagtttctttgtgtttttccttaaaccatagataaaatctatagtttttaagaagatttctttgattcttgtgatagtctcacaatcttagaaatatttatcccttctacttgctgtttttcttgttcaccacaatcctacgctgcatcagttggtatcaaagctcagttactttccatgaatggggaagAGCAACCACTTTGCAAACATGAACGAGGTGTACGTGCGCACGAAGACAGTatgtaaggagcaaccggcgattcatttgaggcacatgagtggtgggccgaacaattgtcgtcgccaaccaagaccgcaATTCGCagaggcggaaggcaaatctatcgctgaaccTTGGCAACGCACGGAGGATCGATTCatggctatgagggatcaaattgaagacctcactacccaattatccaacttatgtggtcaacatgggaatGGATCTAGAAACCCGTTTGCGGAGTGCCGAACTCACGGACatcagcaccttgcgcaagctcatgctaaTCGGCGAGTAAgtagattcgaactcaaaattCCGAAATTCGACGAGGATCTAGAACCTGACGAATTTATGGATTGGGTGTTcgctgttgaagaggtttttgaattcaacggggtgcccgatgaacaacgagtctctttggtggtacataCATTCCGGGGAAGAGTTGAtgcgtggtggcaacaactgaagaaaactaggaagcgggaaggcaaattgaagatcaatagttgggagaaactattgaaatatatgcggatcgctttcttgccccatagttataccatgggtcaaaagtcacaaaattggagacacgggtctatggctgtgacaaagaaaatagaaaattcctacaaaaaagaGGTATTTAGGGAAACATGGAGTGAGGTGAAGAGTCAACGACATGCCAATTGGACCCttacttgccaaccacaaatccataaaccgaatctatattctgtggaggaggtgtaacatccccagcttGTTAAGGCCGAGTttgctacttttcttctttcacaacaaaagttcttgcaaagatctataaggtctatcagagtacttgattttgaaagatacgaaaaatgcataaaacatttttcaagagattttattacaagcgaaattagaaaacattaaactttagttgcggaatatcatatcattacaataacttatatgaaaagactttgaaaattaataattattccccccccattccggcctcctattccagcatcctttctacctgaaaacaagaaataaaactgaatgagcccaaagggggcccagcaagtaaaatccacaaccataaatagttttactcgttgttctcagttttgaaaatcattttcgcaaataaatataattctagccataataatatctgtatgtacggttgcatctcccgtaacatatacatactattacctctagtaatagatcatcgttgtaaatcatctttataaatcatcatcataatgcatcattataaataatctttttaaatcatcttagcatatcttcgttgaaaatatagtatcattttctcataataaggcccatgtacactattacccctgtgcacgagggttgcgggtcctgtgaccatggcactgaactgtggccacagccatgcccgaccgtcaattaactctttcttggtgcactcaacggtctcgttgatggaataccaccttctggcatagcctccttcagtggtttcgcctccatccgagtatcggtaccgaactctcatcttatcttatcttggggccaaaatactctcctccatacatgtgccctcatttcataaacatttatctcatctcttgtacttttctttgtacttcttttgatgcatcttagggcaacatgcaggagggtttatcatcttttttctttcttataatcatcatcatttctcaactttcttttctcaaattgaaaccttttcaaatataaacttgttgtatttagaaagcgtttaaataaataggaactttctagataattcttttagaaatccttcatgcatgcaacataacttcataatacataaataaaataatcatttacaatttactaaagaatgaataaatagcatgacatgaagtaattttagaaggggtagtgaatttacttacctctagactgaagctaaaagtgatatgaaggaatctagttgctccaatatgactaacaccactagtatatcttttgaaactactttctaaagtccgctatcttttgtgttctttctttcttgtagcgcttggtctcgccctttctctctctgttctgagtaaacactcttagaaagaagaaagaccgagtaaaaagcggaagaaggaagaatatatgcaagagatgggagaggagatgagtggtaaaaattgtgaaggagaagagctctatttataggagaaaatcaaacactattctaccttcaatttacaattataccctcattttactatttcaccaaccctatactatttcaccaaccctatactatttcaccaaccctatactattctacctaccctatactattctaccaaccctatactattctacctatactattctaccttcttattctaccatccttatacctaccatttactatcctattattttaccaattaccattctctaattaccactctcataaatttcccaagaattaaaatccttagctacaatggatattaaaataatcatcattatcgaaataatctatttaaatagctttgaaaattctggggcactacaggAGGAAAGGgaatctgtggatgaagagtttcaggaatccgagttcattgatgaagaattcagacatgaagatgttgaagatccttctcaAGGATTTGGGGATTGGGACTCACCACCAACCTAGGATGAGGAGCCCAAAGAAGATGACTCATGGGAAGAAGAAAGACCCACGGAGGAGCACGAAAAAGATGGGGTTTTTCCTATGTTTGGCGGTCTCTATCCAAAAGAAGATGgccaattggaagaggaagggcCCACGGATGTCATCACCAATTATGTAGAGGATGGCATCGCCGATTATAAAGAGGTTGAAGAACACCTTCCAGGTGAATTAcctaattttagtgatgaagaattaggttatgttgattttcttggtgtAGACGATATCTTATCCGATTCTCATAACAATGATTGTGATGAGTTTTATACGGATGAGGACAATTATAAGTTCATAAGGGAAACAATGGCTAACCCATTCTTGAGTACTTTTGTTGCACGtggaagggagaaggaacgaaAGAAGTACGGCAAATCCGGAGaattgccaagtggtgtgtggggcctTCACAACAACCATCAAGATATTTTGGTAATGAAGAGCACCGCGCTTATTGTGGGGGTGTtgccttgttttgatcttgagaAAAGGcaagtggaatgagttgactggacttccgaaggaccgtggaaaagaCAATatgaattcgagggcgaattctctccaacctcgggaggatgatgtagattggaattcaaaacttatcttatcttatcttttagtcttctattaggtttctttgttagtcttttatttggtttagttgtccttcgtagacttctaaattaactttat from Corylus avellana chromosome ca1, CavTom2PMs-1.0 encodes the following:
- the LOC132175536 gene encoding 2-alkenal reductase (NADP(+)-dependent)-like, whose amino-acid sequence is MASEEVSNKQVLLRDYVTGFPKESDMDVKTSSIKLKVPDGSKAVLVKNLYLSCDPYMRGRMNRPIIASYIGSFQPGSPIAGYGVSKVLDSGHPDFKKGDLVWGITGWEEYSLITATESLFKIHNTDVPLSYYTGILGMPGMTAYAGFYEICSPKKGEYVFVSAASGAVGQLVGQFAKLLGCYVVGSAGSKDKVDLLKNKFGFDEAFNYKEESDLGAALKRYFPEGIDIYFENVGGKMLDAVLQNLRVHGRIAVCGMISQYNLERPEGVHSLSALFLKQARMEGFLVPSFYHKYSNYLELVLPYIKEGKVTYVEDIAEGLESGPAALVGLFTGRNVGKQVVVVARE